One genomic segment of Panicum virgatum strain AP13 chromosome 2N, P.virgatum_v5, whole genome shotgun sequence includes these proteins:
- the LOC120659622 gene encoding vesicle-associated membrane protein 721 isoform X2, giving the protein MGQQQLIYAFVARGTVVLAEYTEFTGNFTTIAAQCLQKLPASNNKFTYNCDGHTFNYLVEDGFTYCVVAVDSVGRQIPIAFLDRVKEDFTKKYGGGKAATAAANSLNREFGSKLKEHMQYCVDHPEEVSKLAKVKAQVSEVKGVMMENIEKVLDRGEKIELLVDKTENLRSQAQDFRQQGTKVRRKMWLQNMKIKLIVLGIIIALILIIILSVCHGFKCGK; this is encoded by the exons ATGGGGCAGCAGCAGCTGATCTACGCGTTCGTGGCGCGGGGCACGGTGGTGCTGGCCGAGTACACCGAGTTCACCGGCAACTTCACCACCATCGCGGCCCAGTGCCTGCAGAAGCTCCCCGCCAGCAACAACAAGTTCACATACAACTGCGACGGCCACACCTTCAACTACCTCGTCGAGGACGGATTCA CGTATTGTGTAGTCGCTGTTGATTCAGTCGGCCGGCAAATCCCCATTGCTTTCCTGGACAGAGTTAAGGAAGATTTCACCAAAAAATATGGTGGTGGGAAAGCAGCTACTGCAGCAGCAAACAGCTTGAACAGGGAGTTTGG ATCAAAACTTAAAGAGCACATGCAGTACTGTGTGGACCACCCTGAGGAGGTCAGCAAGCTTGCCAAGGTGAAAGCCCAAGTCTCAGAAGTTAAAGGAGTTATGATGGAGAATATCGAGAAG GTTCTGGACCGTGGGGAGAAGATTGAACTGCTTGTTGACAAGACTGAAAATCTGCGTTCTCAG GCACAAGATTTCAGGCAGCAGGGCACCAAGGTGCGGCGGAAGATGTGGCTGCAGAACATGAAGATCAAGCTGATCGTTCTGGGCATCATCATCGCGctcatcctcatcatcatcctgTCGGTGTGCCACGGCTTCAAGTGCGGCAAGTGA